From Caldilineales bacterium:
CCGACATCGACGCCTTCTGCCAGCGGCTGCGGCTGCACGGGCTGGCCGCGCCAGCGCCCATCGATGAAGGGTGGGCGAAGTACATCAACCTGATGGACCCCGACGGCTACCGGCTGCTGCTGTTGCAGCCCGCCTGACCCACCCCAAGACCCGGCCGCCCCCGGCCCGTCGCTCACCCAATATCGTTGCCATGAAACGTCTCCTCACCTTCACCGCCCTTTGCCTGATGCTCATGCTCGTCGGCTCGGCCGCCGCCCAAAGCCCCGACCGCATCCTCGTCACCCTGGCCGTACCAACTGCCGCCGGCCGCACCGCCCTCGTCGCCCAGGGCTACGATGTCTGGTCGGCCACCACCCAGAGCATCACCCTGGCCGTCAGCCAGGAGCAGTTGCAGACGCTGCAAGACCAGGGCTATCAGGTCGTCGGCCTCGACGCCCAGGCCCCGGCCGACTTTCCCCCTGACTTCGACGACTACCATGACTACGGCGAAGTCCTGGCCGACCTGCAATACCTGGCCTCGCACTATCCGACCATCACCCGCCTGCAGGACATCGGCGGCACCTGGGAACGGCGCCGAATCTGGGCCATTCGCATCACCGACCACCCCCAGGAGGACGAAGCGGGCGAAAAGGGGATCCTGCTCTACGGCGGCACCCACGCCCGCGAACATCTGAGCGTCGAACAGGCCCTCTTCGTCGCCCACGACCTGCTGGAAAACTACGGGCGCGAGGGCGAAGCCACCAACCTCATCGACCAGCGCGACATCTGGATCATCCCCAACCTCAACCCGGATGGCAGCGAATACGATATCAACTGGTGGACGATCCCCTCCTTCCCCCCCGCCTGGCGCAAGAATCGCCGCGACAACGGCGGCAGTTGGGGGGTGGACCTCAACCGCAACTTCGGCTACAAGTGGGGCCTGGACAACCAGGGCAGTAGTCCCCTCCCCAACAACCAGACCTATCGCGGCCCGTCGGCCTTCTCCGAACCAGAAAATCAGGCCCTGCGCGACTTCGTCCAGGCCCGGCCCAACTTGAGCACCATCCTCTCGTTCCACACCTACGGCGAATTGATCCTCTACCCCTACGGCTACACCTATGCCGACCTCCCGCCTGATATGGACGCCACCGATTTTGCCATCTTCCAGGCGCTAGCGGGCCAGATGGCGGCCCGCAATGGCTTCACCGCCCAACAGGCCAGCGACCTCTACCTGGTCAACGGCGACCACGATGACTGGTTCTACGGCGCCCTGGGCATCTATGCCATGACGCTGGAACTCTACCCCATCACCGCCAACCCCGGCTTCTACCCGCCCGACAACATCATCCCCGCCCAGACCGCTCGCAACCGCACCGCCCTGCGCTATGCCATCGCCATGGCCGACGACCCCGCCAAGACCATCGACCAGGGCGCCGACATGACCCCGCCGGCGATCACCCTCCTTTCGCCCCTCCCCACCGATGTCATCACCGAGGCCGCGCCGATCAGCGTCACCGTCGCCATCAGCGACAACGTGGGTGTAACCACCGTCGAATACCTGCTGGATGGCCAAGCGGTCGCCGTCCAATCGTCACCGGCCTTCAGCGCCACCCTGGCCCTGCCGGCTGGCGAGCACAGCCTGCGAGCGCGAGCCTACGACGCCGCCCACTGGAGCACACTCTCGCCGGCCGTCATCGTCATCGTCGACGAGGCCCCCACGCCCACCCCCACATCCACGCCTACCTTCACCCCCACACCCACCGAAACCCCCACCCCCACCCCCACCGAGACGCCGACGCCCACCCTCACGCCCACCCTCATCCCCGGCGAACGCTATCTCCTCAGACTCGATGTGACGGTAGCCCCCCTACCCGAACCCCCCGCCAACCTCAAAATTTCACAGCAACCCCTGCCCGAACACGACGGCCGCTACGCCGCCGGCGCCGAAGTGACCCTCACCGCCCCCTACACGACCCACTACGAATGCAAGGACACACCCTACGTGGCCTTCATCAGCTGGTCGGGCGACGCCAGCGGCAACGAGCCTACGATCAGCATCATCATGGACGCCGACAAGCACGTGACGGCCAACTACAGCGAATTCTTCCCCCCGCTCTGCACTCCCACCCCCACCCCCACCGAAAGCCCGACTCCCACCCCCACCCCGCTCCCCCTCTACCTGCCCGTCATCCTCACCTAAGCCCAGGTCACTCCAAACACGCCGGTCTCGCCCCTGGCCTGGCGATACACGGTTGAACTCCCCCATGCCTCCACTTTCCATCCGCCCTCTCACCGCAGCCGAACGCCCGGCCTTCTACCGCCTGGCCCTCATCACCTTTGCCAGCGCCGAAGACCTCGAACAGCGCCTCGCCCGTTGGCGCCAGGCCATCGAAGGGCACCCCGACTTCGACCCCATCCAGGTGCGGGGCGCCTTCCGCGGCGGGCAATTCGTGGGCGGCTACATCTGCTACGAACACACCCTGGCCATCGGCCCCGCCCGCCTGCTCACCGGCTGCCTCGGCGCCGTCGTCACCCACCCCGACCACCGGCGCCAGGGCGTGGCCAGCGCCCTCCTCGCCGACGCCATCTGCCTGGCCCAGGAGCGCCGCCACGCCCTCCTCCTGCTCGACGGCATCCCCGACTTCTACCACCGCTTCGGCTTCGTTGGCGTCATGCCCGCCATCGAGCACGCCCTCCAACTGGCCGACATCCTGGCCCTGCCCCCCAGCCCCCATCAGGTTCGCCCCGCCGCCGAGACCGACGCCCCCGACCTGCTGCGCCTCTACCACCAGGAATTCGACCCCTTCCCCGGCGTCTTCGCCCGCACCCCTGCCATCGCCCACTGCTATCTGGCCGTCCGTCTGCCCGCCAACCCGCCCCTGCTGGCCGTCGACGAAAACGGCCACACCCAGGGCTACCTGCTCCCGCCCTGGGTGCGCACCAACCCAAGCAGCTACGAAGCCGTCGCCCCCACCTGGGATGCCGCCTCGGCCTTGCTCCAACACCAGGCGCAACTGCTGGCGGCCAACGACCCACCGCCCCCGGCCCTCACCTGGGCAGTCCCGCCTGGCTCGGCCACCTTCTACACCCTGGCCGACCATCTCCACCTCGAAAGCTCGGCCCGCCACCTCCCCAGCGGCGATTGGATGGCCCGCATCGGCCACCTGCCCACCTTCCTTGCCGCCATCCTCCCCCACTGGCACGAACGCTGGCAACAAAGCAATCGTCGGTGGCAGGAACCGCTCGTGATCGACCTGGGCGAGGCCAGCTTTGGCCTCGACTTCGACGGCCCCGACCTGCGCCTGGCCGAACCCGCGCCAGCCAACGCCCCCCCCATCCGCCTGACCCCGCAAGCATTGCTGCAATTGATGTTCGGCTTCCGCCCGGCCTGGTGGCTCGCCCGCCAGCCCGCCAACGACATCCCCGCCCACCTCATCGACACCCTCCAGACCCTGGCCCCCACCCAGCCCGGCTACATCCCCGGCTCCGACCGCTTCTGATTGCGAATTTCGGATTGCGGATTGCGGAATCTCACTCCTCACTCCTCACTCCTCACTCCCCATTTCGCAATTCACAATTCGCAATTCCCCTTTCCCCATGCTCCCCCCACCCGACCAAAAAGCCGCCTACGTGCGGCAGATGTTCGCCGAGACGGCGCGGCGCTACGACCGCATGAACCGGCTGATGACCTTTGGCCGCGACCAGGCCTGGCGCCGGCTGGTGATCGCGGCCTGCAACCTGCCGCAGGGGGGACGACTCCTGGATGTCGGCGCCGGCACCGCCGACATCTCACTCGAAGCCATGCGTCTGCGGCCCGATGTCCATGTCGTCGCCACTGACTTCACCCACGAAATGATGCGCATCGGTCAGGTCAAAGACCAGGGCGGTCGCCTGCCTTTTGTCGAGGCCGACGCCCTGCACTTGCCCTTTGCCACCGGCGCCTTCGACGCCGCCTGCTCCGGCTTCCTCATGCGCAATGTCACCGACGTAGCCGCCACCTTTGCCGAACAGCGCCGCGTCGTCCGGGAGGGCGGTCGCGTCGTCTGCCTGGAAATCACCCGGCCCAGCACACCCGTCTGGCGCGACCTCTTCCGCCTCTACTTCTTCCACTTCGTCCCCCGCTTCACCGCCCTCTTCAGCAGCAACAAGGGCGCCTACTCCTACCTTCCCGCCTCCACCCTGGCCTTCCCCCGCCCACTCCAGCTCAAGGCCGTGATGGAAACCGCGGGACTTCGCCACATCCATTACCGCGTCCTCATGCTGGGGACGGTGGCCTTACACGTGGGCGAGGTGTAAGGGGCAATTTGAGGGCGGCGCCGGGTTGACGCCTGTCGCCTGGCCGACGTACCATCACGGCTTATTCTTCCGCCGCCGCCTTCATTGCCAGCCAGACCACCGAAACCTGATGACCGCCCTCCTATCTCCCCTCCTCCCCCTCCTCCTCGCCCTGCTCCCCCTCCTCACCCTCCCCTCCCCTCTCCCCCTCAATCCGCCCCCCTCCTCGCCGTCCGCGACCCGGATCGAAGCGGCGTTGCCAGCCGCTGTTCAGCTCGACGTCTTCGCCGCCAACCTGGGCTTTGTCACCGCCTTCGTTTTTGCCGCCGACGGCCGCCTCTACTTCGCCGATTCCAACCGCAAAGCCATCGGCGTCCTCGACCACGACGGCAACCTGGTCGAGCGCATTCGCATCCCCGGTCTCAGCGGTCGCGATTCCCAGGTCCTCGGCCTGGCCCTCGACCCCAACTTCAGCCAGAACGGGCGCCTCTACGTCCACTACCTGGAATCAGATGGCTGGGTCAACCGGGTCGTGCGTTTCCGCCATCAGGATGGCCAGACCGGCAACCCCCTCCTCCTCCTCGACCTGCCCCTCCCCCGCGACCCCGCCAACCCCGACCAGCCCTGCACCGACCACAACGGCGGTCATATCGCCATCGGCCCCGACGGCAGCCTGTATGTGCCCATGGGCGACAACTGCCGTCAGGACCTGGCCCAGGACCTCACCGTTCCCCAGGGCAAGGTCCTGCGCCTCGACCGCGCCACCGGCGCCGGGCTGCCTGGCAACCCCTTCTTCGGCCAGGACAGCCCCAACGACGACCGCATCTGGGCCTGGGGCGTGCGCAACCCCTACGGCTCGGCCATCGACCCGGTCACGGGCGACCTCTGGCTGACCGACAACGGCCCCGGCTGCGGCGACGAAGTCAATCGGATCGAGGCAGGCGGCAACTATGGCTGGCCGCTCAGCAGCCCCAGCTACACCGAATGCGTAGACCTCGGCCCCGGCTACCGGCCGCCCGCCTGGTGGTGGGATATCACCATCGCCCCCACCGGCTTCACCTTCTACGACAGCCTGGCCGTCCCCGGCTGGCAAAACAGCCTCCTGACCTGCGACTGGAACACCAATAGCCTGCGCATCCTCCGCCTGGACGCCGCCCGCACCACCGTCGTCAGCGAATCGATCATCGACCTGACCCCGGTCGGCTGCCAGCTCGACATCGAAACCGGGCCTGACGGCTACATCTACTTCAACGACATGACCTCCATCTACCGCCTCAGCGCCCACAACATCTGCCTGCCCCTCGTCGCCGGGCGCTGAACAACCTCTTCCCCCGCCCCCCCCGCCCCCCGCCCCCCGCCCCCCGCCCCCCGCCCCACGTTTCACGCTTCACGTTTCACGTTTCACGCTTCACGCTTCACGTTTCACGGAACACGGAACACGGAACACGGAACACGAAACACGGCCCCCCCCACCCCATGACCCGCCGCTACCAAAGGCGCACCCGCTCCTGCGCCACCGTCCTCGTGGCTGCTCTCCTCCTCATCGTCCTCCTGGTCGAGATCGGGATCAGCCGTCGCGCCCGGCCAACCCCGCCACCAGCCACGCCCACCCCCAGCCCCACCCTCTTTGCCGGCCGGATGGCCGTGGCCGCCCTGCCCACCAACACCCCCTACCTGGCCCTGACGCCGCTGCCCAGCTTCACGCCCACCCCCTCCACCACACCCACCCCCACCGCCACCCCCACCCGCACCCCCACGCCCATCCCCACCTTCGTGGCCAAGATCAACACCGCCCTGGCCAACCTGCGCGGCGGGCCGGGCATCGTCTATCCCACAGTCGCCATCCTGGGCGAAGGCGAAGAAGTCACCCTCAAGGGCCAGTCGGAGGCCGGGGATTGGCTGGTGATCGAATCGGCCAACGGCAGCCTGGGTTGGATCGCCGCCAGCCTCCTTTCCGAAACGCCAGGGCAAGAGCGGCTGGCCGTCCTCACCCCGCCGCCAACGCCCACCGCACCCCCCGCCACCGACACCCCCACCCCCGCCCCACCCACCCCCACGCGCCCGCCCCTCGCCCTGGCCGCCGCCGCACCCGGCTCCGCCCGCGTCCCGCGCCTGGTGCTGGCCAACTACTTCGTCTGGTACGACGCCGGCGGCTGGGGCGACTGCAACATCAGCGCCGGCGACCGGCCACTGACCCCCTACAGTTCCGACGACCCCGAAGCCATCGCCCGCCAGGTGCAAATGGCCATCGGCGCCGGCATCGACGGCTTCACCAGCCAGTGGATCGCACCCGGCGAACGTACCGACCGCAACTTCGCCACCCTCCTCAGCCGGTCGCAGGGCACGGGCTTCCAATCGACGGTCGTCTTCCAGCGCCACTACTGGGCGGGAACCAACCCCACCCAGGCCAACACCGCCGAAGCCATCCGCTACATCCTTGACCAGTACGGCGGCCACCCCAACTTCCTCAAGATCAACGGCCGCCCGGTCATCTTCTTCACCGATGTCGGGCGGGCGCCTCGGGGCGGCGGCAGCGCTCAGGATGCCTGGGCCGCCATCCGCGCTCAGGCCGACCCCGGCCGCAATGCCTGGTGGATCGCCGAGGGTCTCGACCCTAGTTTTCTCTCGGTCTTCGATGGCTTGTGGCTATACAACGTCACCCATGCCTCCTCGCCCAACGATTACGTCAAAGCCCCGCGCTGGGCGCAGAACGTGCGGGCGTGGGAACAGCGCACCGGCCAGCCCAAGCTGTGGGTGGCCACCCTCATGCCCGGCTCGGACGACAGCCGCGCCCGCTGCAAGCAGGATGTGCGCGCGCCCGCCCCGGCGCGAGTGCGCGACCGCGAGGGCGGCAACTTCTATCGCGCCACCTATAACGCCGCCGTTGGCAGCAACCCCGACTTGCTCTGGATCAACAGCTTCAACGAGTGGGTCGAGGGCACCTACATCGAACCCAGCCAATTCTATGGCGACGCCTACCTCAACCTGACGCGCGAGTTGGCCGCCCAATTCAAAGGGCAATGACATGGCTCTACTCATCCTCGTATCCGTTCCCTTGCTCATGCTGGTCGTGCTGGCCAACCTGGGCCAGAATTTGGCCTGGGCGCGCTGGCTCACCTACCTCGCGTTGCTCGCTTTGGCCGGCCTTGTCACCCTCACCGGATTCGGCGTCCTCCTGCTCCCGCCCGAAAGCCTCAGCGCCGCCCTGCCGCCCGGTTTGAACCCCGATCTGAACGGCTTCGGGCGTTGGCTGATCCTTACCGGCGTCCTGGCCGGCTTCCCCCCGCTGGCAGCCATCACTGCCGCCCTGGCCGGGCGCTCACCGCGCCTGGGGCCGCTGGCCTGGGCGCAACCCGTGCCGACCACCGCCCTCGTCTTCGTCGTCCTCTTTGCCGGAACCAACCTCAGCCAGAACACCCTCCTCGACGACCCGGCCAAACTGGCCGAGCTGGGCCTGTCGGTAGGGATCGGCGACCTGGCCGTGCAGACCCTGCTGTTCGTGCTGAT
This genomic window contains:
- a CDS encoding GNAT family N-acetyltransferase translates to MPPLSIRPLTAAERPAFYRLALITFASAEDLEQRLARWRQAIEGHPDFDPIQVRGAFRGGQFVGGYICYEHTLAIGPARLLTGCLGAVVTHPDHRRQGVASALLADAICLAQERRHALLLLDGIPDFYHRFGFVGVMPAIEHALQLADILALPPSPHQVRPAAETDAPDLLRLYHQEFDPFPGVFARTPAIAHCYLAVRLPANPPLLAVDENGHTQGYLLPPWVRTNPSSYEAVAPTWDAASALLQHQAQLLAANDPPPPALTWAVPPGSATFYTLADHLHLESSARHLPSGDWMARIGHLPTFLAAILPHWHERWQQSNRRWQEPLVIDLGEASFGLDFDGPDLRLAEPAPANAPPIRLTPQALLQLMFGFRPAWWLARQPANDIPAHLIDTLQTLAPTQPGYIPGSDRF
- a CDS encoding PQQ-dependent sugar dehydrogenase, with the protein product MTALLSPLLPLLLALLPLLTLPSPLPLNPPPSSPSATRIEAALPAAVQLDVFAANLGFVTAFVFAADGRLYFADSNRKAIGVLDHDGNLVERIRIPGLSGRDSQVLGLALDPNFSQNGRLYVHYLESDGWVNRVVRFRHQDGQTGNPLLLLDLPLPRDPANPDQPCTDHNGGHIAIGPDGSLYVPMGDNCRQDLAQDLTVPQGKVLRLDRATGAGLPGNPFFGQDSPNDDRIWAWGVRNPYGSAIDPVTGDLWLTDNGPGCGDEVNRIEAGGNYGWPLSSPSYTECVDLGPGYRPPAWWWDITIAPTGFTFYDSLAVPGWQNSLLTCDWNTNSLRILRLDAARTTVVSESIIDLTPVGCQLDIETGPDGYIYFNDMTSIYRLSAHNICLPLVAGR
- a CDS encoding glycoside hydrolase family 99-like domain-containing protein, whose protein sequence is MTRRYQRRTRSCATVLVAALLLIVLLVEIGISRRARPTPPPATPTPSPTLFAGRMAVAALPTNTPYLALTPLPSFTPTPSTTPTPTATPTRTPTPIPTFVAKINTALANLRGGPGIVYPTVAILGEGEEVTLKGQSEAGDWLVIESANGSLGWIAASLLSETPGQERLAVLTPPPTPTAPPATDTPTPAPPTPTRPPLALAAAAPGSARVPRLVLANYFVWYDAGGWGDCNISAGDRPLTPYSSDDPEAIARQVQMAIGAGIDGFTSQWIAPGERTDRNFATLLSRSQGTGFQSTVVFQRHYWAGTNPTQANTAEAIRYILDQYGGHPNFLKINGRPVIFFTDVGRAPRGGGSAQDAWAAIRAQADPGRNAWWIAEGLDPSFLSVFDGLWLYNVTHASSPNDYVKAPRWAQNVRAWEQRTGQPKLWVATLMPGSDDSRARCKQDVRAPAPARVRDREGGNFYRATYNAAVGSNPDLLWINSFNEWVEGTYIEPSQFYGDAYLNLTRELAAQFKGQ
- a CDS encoding ubiquinone/menaquinone biosynthesis methyltransferase, with the protein product MLPPPDQKAAYVRQMFAETARRYDRMNRLMTFGRDQAWRRLVIAACNLPQGGRLLDVGAGTADISLEAMRLRPDVHVVATDFTHEMMRIGQVKDQGGRLPFVEADALHLPFATGAFDAACSGFLMRNVTDVAATFAEQRRVVREGGRVVCLEITRPSTPVWRDLFRLYFFHFVPRFTALFSSNKGAYSYLPASTLAFPRPLQLKAVMETAGLRHIHYRVLMLGTVALHVGEV